Proteins found in one Gammaproteobacteria bacterium genomic segment:
- a CDS encoding phosphocholine cytidylyltransferase family protein, producing MKAIILCAGQGRRLLPYTESSPKCLLSLNNKYFIEWQIDALQEVGVEQIVAVVGYAAQRIESILSKRYGDKVSFVYNPFYEIADNLASCWMARDHFIDEFMILNGDTLFEPAVISKLLSTNDFPITLATDKKENYDDDDMKVITEGPQLISVGKKLSLDDVNGESIGAMHFSPKGAMLFKNTIEKLMFSPESLQKWYLSIIDQLASEKHVGICSIHGLEWTEVDFIQDLERAQQLAEKWTKR from the coding sequence ATGAAAGCCATTATATTATGTGCGGGACAAGGACGCCGTTTACTGCCCTACACCGAATCATCACCCAAGTGCTTATTATCACTCAATAACAAATATTTTATTGAATGGCAGATAGATGCACTACAGGAAGTTGGAGTAGAGCAAATAGTAGCGGTAGTTGGGTACGCCGCACAGCGGATCGAATCTATTCTTAGCAAACGATACGGAGACAAAGTAAGTTTTGTTTACAATCCATTTTATGAAATTGCTGACAATCTAGCCAGCTGCTGGATGGCACGCGACCATTTCATAGATGAATTTATGATTCTTAATGGCGATACTTTATTCGAACCCGCAGTAATTTCCAAATTATTAAGTACAAACGATTTCCCCATCACATTAGCCACTGATAAGAAAGAAAATTATGATGATGACGACATGAAAGTAATTACTGAGGGCCCCCAACTAATCTCTGTAGGAAAAAAATTATCCCTGGATGATGTGAACGGCGAATCTATTGGCGCTATGCATTTTTCTCCTAAAGGCGCAATGCTATTTAAAAACACTATAGAGAAATTAATGTTTTCACCTGAATCTCTACAGAAGTGGTATTTATCCATTATCGATCAATTAGCATCAGAAAAACACGTAGGCATATGTTCCATTCACGGACTTGAGTGGACTGAAGTTGATTTCATTCAAGATCTTGAACGAGCTCAGCAGCTCGCTGAAAAATGGACGAAAAGATAG
- the lptF gene encoding LPS export ABC transporter permease LptF, producing MIISAYISREILRPFALICAVLLLLMVSYSALALLADAESNLIPSNLLVVLIVSKTIAAFELFLPLALYITLLMGLGKLYSEHEISALHASGMSVFGLIKILLPLIISITLLTAVVAIFVRPWAYDLRYSAKYQAQQTYDFDYLEEGYFYENKDTGQVYFVRSIDNDIKNDLFVYQPEENSVQIVYADKGYQLKAEKNQSPSMVFLDGTAHRLQQHSADILVSFKRFTVFPESKEIVPQSFKRKAASTYYLSSSSDRNEVAEFQWRITSAFKAFFLAIIAILLAKTSPRQGRYGKLIVGILFFFVMHACSLVMKTWIEQGALSVIPGMWSVVAILIMFTIILGKRYS from the coding sequence TTGATTATAAGCGCGTACATATCTAGGGAAATACTAAGACCATTTGCATTAATCTGTGCAGTTTTGCTTTTATTAATGGTCAGTTATAGCGCATTAGCATTGTTAGCTGATGCAGAAAGTAATTTAATCCCTTCTAATTTATTAGTGGTATTAATCGTATCTAAGACAATTGCTGCATTTGAGTTGTTCTTGCCATTGGCGCTTTACATTACATTATTAATGGGTCTTGGCAAACTTTATTCTGAACACGAAATCAGTGCTTTGCATGCATCTGGAATGAGTGTGTTTGGATTGATTAAAATCCTGCTGCCATTGATTATAAGTATTACATTACTAACGGCTGTGGTAGCGATTTTTGTGCGTCCTTGGGCTTATGATTTGCGTTATAGCGCTAAATACCAAGCGCAACAAACATATGATTTTGATTATCTTGAAGAAGGCTACTTTTATGAGAATAAAGACACTGGGCAAGTGTATTTTGTTAGGAGTATTGATAATGACATAAAAAATGATCTTTTTGTTTATCAGCCGGAAGAAAATTCTGTGCAAATTGTTTATGCGGATAAAGGGTATCAGTTAAAAGCGGAAAAGAATCAGTCTCCATCAATGGTATTTTTGGATGGAACTGCTCACCGATTGCAGCAACATAGTGCAGATATTTTGGTTAGCTTTAAGAGGTTTACAGTATTTCCAGAGTCAAAAGAAATAGTGCCGCAATCTTTTAAAAGAAAAGCAGCATCTACCTATTATTTATCAAGTTCATCAGATCGAAATGAAGTGGCGGAATTTCAGTGGAGAATAACTTCTGCTTTTAAGGCATTTTTTTTAGCTATTATCGCCATATTATTAGCAAAGACATCACCTAGACAGGGACGTTACGGGAAATTAATTGTTGGTATATTATTCTTCTTTGTGATGCATGCTTGCAGTCTGGTAATGAAAACATGGATCGAGCAAGGTGCTCTAAGTGTGATTCCAGGGATGTGGAGTGTTGTTGCAATTCTTATTATGTTTACTATTATTTTAGGTAAACGCTACTCGTAA
- the lptG gene encoding LPS export ABC transporter permease LptG — protein sequence MFILQRYIGLSVIRGFVLLALIMVSLFSIILLIEELDQVGNGSYNWVIAVKYVLLQTPKLLLDFAAFISLVGSILALGSLAGNQELVAIESVGVSHRSVTNSVLFAALILMTLVLINAQFVIPATLQRANVEKTLAIEGAGDFVSEAGYWAQSKHRFIHVKAVENGRIPTNVEIFEFNDQHELLRYLHADKVYLEEETKWVLQGVKVKHLVEGRLQVNHLDAMNWNSFLTAAQLGIIVSKPEALSVTDLYQFVQGLKQRGEQSYRYELLFWQKIMIPISAAIMILLGMPFVFGSQRSISTGKRITFGVLAGVTFYVISQLIAYTGSLQQWSPILIASAPSMIVLVILIFIKIRLPSKLSAA from the coding sequence ATGTTTATTCTGCAACGCTATATAGGTTTAAGTGTAATACGTGGGTTTGTGTTGTTGGCGTTGATTATGGTGTCACTTTTTTCCATTATTCTTCTAATAGAAGAGTTGGATCAGGTAGGCAATGGTAGTTATAACTGGGTGATAGCGGTTAAGTATGTATTGTTGCAGACTCCTAAATTATTATTGGATTTTGCTGCTTTTATTAGTTTGGTGGGCTCAATACTAGCGTTGGGCTCTTTAGCAGGGAATCAAGAGCTAGTGGCAATTGAAAGTGTGGGGGTTTCTCATCGTAGTGTAACTAACTCTGTGTTGTTTGCTGCATTAATCTTGATGACTTTAGTCTTGATTAATGCTCAATTTGTTATTCCTGCAACACTACAGCGAGCTAATGTAGAAAAAACTTTGGCTATAGAAGGTGCTGGTGATTTTGTCAGTGAGGCAGGTTATTGGGCGCAAAGTAAACATCGATTTATTCATGTGAAAGCAGTTGAGAATGGACGTATTCCTACAAATGTGGAAATTTTTGAGTTTAATGATCAGCACGAATTATTACGCTATCTGCATGCAGATAAAGTTTACTTGGAAGAGGAGACTAAATGGGTTTTGCAGGGTGTAAAAGTTAAGCATCTGGTTGAAGGCCGTTTGCAGGTAAATCATTTAGACGCAATGAATTGGAATTCCTTTTTGACTGCAGCTCAGTTAGGAATTATTGTATCAAAACCTGAGGCTTTATCTGTCACAGATTTATATCAATTTGTACAAGGTTTGAAGCAGCGTGGAGAACAGTCGTATCGGTATGAACTGTTATTTTGGCAAAAAATCATGATTCCTATATCTGCGGCAATTATGATTTTACTGGGAATGCCTTTTGTATTTGGTTCCCAGCGTTCTATATCTACCGGCAAGAGAATTACTTTTGGCGTGCTTGCAGGCGTCACTTTCTATGTGATTTCTCAGCTAATAGCGTATACCGGATCACTTCAGCAGTGGTCTCCAATACTAATAGCTTCTGCGCCAAGCATGATAGTGTTAGTGATACTAATTTTTATTAAAATACGCTTGCCTAGCAAGCTCTCGGCTGCTTGA
- a CDS encoding metallophosphoesterase, producing MNESSQTGGHANESFRFVQLSDLHLSSIDKPNPFNLLNKRSLGYLSWLRKRRYTHQRWILDLAIEEIRELNVDHYAITGDLTHIGLKDEFEQAHQWLNSVAPSDKITVIPGNHDLYVNEQWDRSFALWENYMLGDDQKKDELSKKALTQLNQLYPIVRIRKQIAFIGLSSVFDAPWFRATGKINTLQLNRLETLLRSKSLANYCKVVLIHHPLTITHTPERKCLLNRDKLTSLLQQYPVELVLHGHGHNSCYDSIKHTDNTETPIIGMSSSSSINQIKNYQAEFILFDIKKTSLGWHINKQSYTFNESLKKFIATTQQEFKQPRAC from the coding sequence ATGAATGAAAGCAGTCAAACAGGCGGGCATGCTAATGAGTCTTTCCGATTTGTGCAACTTTCTGATTTGCATTTATCTTCCATTGATAAGCCAAATCCATTTAACTTACTCAACAAACGCAGCTTAGGTTATTTGTCGTGGCTACGTAAGCGGCGCTACACACATCAACGCTGGATCTTAGATCTTGCTATAGAGGAAATTCGTGAGCTCAATGTTGATCATTATGCAATCACTGGTGATTTAACTCATATTGGATTAAAAGATGAATTTGAACAAGCTCATCAATGGCTAAATAGTGTTGCCCCCTCTGACAAAATTACAGTCATCCCCGGCAATCATGACTTATATGTTAATGAACAATGGGATCGTAGTTTTGCTCTATGGGAAAACTACATGCTGGGTGACGACCAAAAAAAAGATGAATTATCTAAAAAAGCATTAACACAGCTAAATCAGCTATACCCAATTGTACGCATTCGCAAACAGATTGCCTTTATTGGTTTATCCAGTGTCTTTGATGCTCCATGGTTTCGCGCCACTGGTAAAATTAATACTCTACAATTAAATCGTTTAGAAACATTACTTAGAAGTAAATCATTAGCCAATTATTGCAAAGTAGTTCTTATTCACCATCCCTTAACGATAACACATACACCTGAGCGCAAATGTCTACTCAATCGAGACAAATTAACCAGCTTATTACAACAATACCCCGTTGAACTAGTGTTACATGGACATGGGCATAACAGCTGTTACGACTCGATTAAACACACAGATAACACTGAAACACCTATTATTGGCATGTCTTCGTCGTCTAGTATTAATCAAATAAAAAATTACCAAGCGGAATTTATATTATTTGATATCAAAAAAACTTCACTCGGTTGGCACATTAACAAGCAGAGTTATACATTCAATGAAAGTTTAAAAAAATTTATCGCCACTACCCAACAGGAATTCAAGCAGCCGAGAGCTTGCTAG
- a CDS encoding CDP-alcohol phosphatidyltransferase family protein — translation MGINSSDPALYTIMDYHIINTCDVALWGVPQVERIRKVLAKAGNFNEILDVSEVQSGQNILILRADYLYEANVIQKLVGHSKAILTSSCNENLPTAVWCSNQNVLDAVKLLANESSDSGLKSLNAFSPQQLTGGYDPRLRKYDLAHVVHINNRDKTVIENYLYDKSYKGITDLVTKWWWPLPARGVVRKCVSAKITPNMVTGFGWILTIIAGIAFFYGELVLGLLAAWVMTFLDTVDGKLARVTLQSSKIGHVMDHGLDIIHPPIWYWCWATGLGVSQITFMGISLTVLDWVWLMLAAYVGGRVFEGLFQLLFNDISIFCWKPIDSFHRLITARRNPCIIMLTVAVLIADPELGFMWVVAWSVISTLVLAIRFLMACLERIFNGPLESWVENINPDKSDASLAVRMFTGYPAQKTIAPLLNATK, via the coding sequence ATGGGTATTAATTCAAGCGATCCGGCATTATATACAATTATGGATTATCACATTATAAATACATGCGATGTTGCATTGTGGGGTGTGCCCCAAGTTGAGCGTATTCGTAAAGTATTGGCTAAAGCAGGCAATTTCAATGAAATTTTAGACGTCAGTGAAGTGCAATCAGGACAAAATATCTTAATATTACGCGCTGATTATCTTTACGAAGCGAATGTAATACAAAAATTGGTTGGTCACAGTAAGGCAATACTTACATCATCCTGCAATGAAAATCTTCCAACAGCAGTGTGGTGTAGCAATCAAAATGTACTAGATGCTGTTAAGCTGCTTGCTAATGAATCATCTGATTCTGGGTTAAAATCACTAAATGCCTTTTCACCGCAACAGCTGACTGGCGGCTATGATCCACGATTGCGCAAATATGATCTGGCACATGTGGTACATATTAATAATCGTGATAAAACAGTTATTGAAAACTATTTGTACGATAAATCATATAAGGGAATTACCGATTTGGTTACTAAATGGTGGTGGCCATTGCCAGCTCGAGGAGTAGTTCGAAAGTGTGTATCAGCTAAAATTACTCCTAATATGGTGACGGGATTTGGCTGGATCTTAACAATAATTGCAGGCATTGCATTTTTTTATGGTGAATTGGTGCTGGGTCTATTGGCCGCCTGGGTGATGACATTCTTAGATACTGTGGATGGAAAATTAGCACGTGTAACACTTCAATCTAGCAAGATTGGTCATGTTATGGATCATGGCCTTGATATTATTCATCCACCAATCTGGTATTGGTGTTGGGCGACTGGTTTAGGTGTGAGTCAAATTACTTTTATGGGTATATCTTTGACAGTCTTAGACTGGGTATGGTTGATGCTAGCTGCGTATGTCGGTGGTAGAGTTTTTGAAGGCTTATTTCAGTTACTGTTTAATGACATTAGCATCTTCTGCTGGAAGCCGATTGATTCATTCCATCGCTTAATAACGGCGCGTCGAAATCCATGCATTATTATGTTGACTGTAGCTGTACTAATTGCCGATCCGGAGCTAGGTTTTATGTGGGTGGTCGCGTGGTCAGTGATATCAACGCTAGTGTTAGCTATTCGTTTTTTAATGGCATGTTTAGAGAGAATTTTCAATGGGCCACTTGAGTCGTGGGTGGAAAATATCAACCCTGATAAAAGCGACGCTTCATTAGCGGTTAGAATGTTTACTGGCTATCCTGCGCAAAAAACAATTGCACCTTTACTGAATGCGACAAAATAG
- a CDS encoding diacylglycerol kinase family protein, translating to MYANTIETADIVAISNPRSGRNKRGGFELFTKVLEQYPTIEHIVTNHENNLLDALDACKQHKIKIIIVNGGDGTLLQVLTYLKIKMHHAYQPSLVLLKAGTTSMAFGDVGCKGKLKQVIDKIINYVKGDKKVLKETFRPVLQMTLPEKDIDVCGMFFGAGAIYNGILYCRQNIHTKGLRGELGPSMAMIRYIFDWITVNKLTTSSYAVIQTDENSMIKGDFNIITATTLNRLLMGVFPFWGSGRSNNNISLTLIKKNAPKATKALTKILRGVDPCVEKHADFYHSFCPQKTILNIQDGFTLDGELFGEQGISTKVILQSAGDIKFLTI from the coding sequence ATGTATGCCAATACTATAGAGACTGCTGATATTGTTGCTATCAGTAATCCACGTAGTGGTAGAAATAAACGTGGAGGGTTTGAGTTATTTACAAAAGTGTTAGAACAATATCCTACTATTGAGCATATTGTTACAAACCATGAAAATAATCTTTTAGACGCGCTAGATGCTTGCAAGCAACATAAAATTAAAATAATTATCGTCAATGGCGGTGATGGTACCTTATTGCAGGTGCTTACTTATCTAAAGATAAAGATGCATCATGCATACCAGCCTAGTCTAGTATTGTTAAAAGCTGGAACAACGAGCATGGCATTTGGTGATGTAGGGTGTAAGGGTAAGTTGAAGCAAGTGATTGACAAAATTATCAATTATGTAAAAGGTGATAAAAAAGTATTAAAAGAAACTTTTAGGCCGGTTCTGCAAATGACATTACCAGAGAAAGACATTGACGTATGTGGCATGTTTTTTGGTGCCGGTGCAATTTATAATGGCATACTGTACTGTCGGCAAAACATACATACCAAAGGTTTACGTGGTGAGCTGGGGCCTTCAATGGCGATGATTCGTTATATTTTTGATTGGATTACTGTAAATAAACTCACAACATCGTCTTATGCAGTCATTCAGACTGATGAAAATTCTATGATAAAAGGCGATTTTAATATTATTACAGCGACTACATTAAATCGATTATTGATGGGTGTATTCCCTTTTTGGGGGAGTGGGCGATCAAATAACAATATTTCGCTTACATTAATAAAAAAGAATGCTCCGAAAGCTACTAAAGCATTAACTAAAATACTCCGAGGTGTAGATCCGTGTGTAGAGAAACATGCTGACTTCTATCATAGCTTCTGTCCGCAAAAAACCATATTGAATATTCAAGATGGATTTACTTTGGATGGCGAGCTGTTTGGTGAACAAGGTATATCGACTAAAGTGATTCTACAATCTGCAGGTGATATTAAATTTCTAACCATATGA
- the pomA gene encoding flagellar motor protein PomA, protein MDLATLIGLIGALIVISIAILLGGDFGTFINMPSLVVVIGGTFAATLARISLGQFFGSFKVGLKSIIHKSVNPHQLIEEAVELANVARKEGILALEGREIGHPFLERGINLCIDGHAPEVVQKMLSKDINLTLDRHNTGITMFKAIGDAAPAMGMIGTLIGLVQMLSAMDDPKAIGPAMAVALLTTLYGAIIANAVALPIADKLKKISVEEKLNKSLILESISSIQAGINPKVVEQILLTFLPEGKRITEKNE, encoded by the coding sequence ATGGATTTAGCGACTCTGATTGGTCTGATAGGCGCGCTAATTGTAATCAGTATTGCAATTCTTTTAGGAGGTGATTTTGGTACATTTATCAACATGCCTTCCTTGGTTGTAGTTATCGGTGGAACTTTTGCTGCAACATTGGCAAGAATTTCATTGGGACAATTTTTTGGTTCATTTAAAGTGGGTCTTAAATCTATTATCCATAAAAGTGTTAATCCGCATCAATTAATTGAGGAAGCAGTAGAGCTTGCTAATGTGGCAAGAAAAGAGGGTATTCTTGCGCTTGAAGGTCGAGAGATCGGTCATCCATTTTTAGAGCGTGGTATTAATTTATGTATTGATGGTCATGCGCCTGAAGTGGTTCAAAAGATGTTGAGTAAAGATATTAATTTAACCTTAGATCGTCACAATACTGGTATCACCATGTTTAAAGCAATTGGGGATGCAGCTCCCGCAATGGGAATGATTGGAACATTGATTGGTCTAGTGCAAATGCTTTCAGCGATGGATGATCCTAAAGCGATTGGTCCGGCAATGGCTGTTGCGCTGTTAACTACATTATATGGAGCAATTATTGCGAATGCAGTAGCCTTGCCGATAGCGGATAAGTTAAAGAAGATCAGTGTTGAAGAGAAGTTGAATAAAAGTTTGATATTGGAATCAATATCATCTATTCAAGCCGGTATCAATCCAAAGGTTGTTGAACAAATATTGCTGACATTTTTGCCAGAAGGCAAACGCATTACTGAGAAAAATGAGTAA
- a CDS encoding MotB family protein, whose translation MSDEEQTKEEGDAGAPAWVMTFADLMSLLMCFFVLLLAFSEMDAQKFKQLSGSMKQAFGVQRQIKANDIPKGTSIIAMEFSPGIPQPTPIQVVEQETSDDTKDNLEFSEGSDDENKNLAEKMYAAAIDSIREEAEKLVEDLKEEIETGMLEVEWSEAEITVRLKEKSTFNSGEAKLKSSSFEIIDRVSKSLNKIEGNIIVAGHSDNVPISTYEYRSNWELSAARAANVVHHLTKNGRVDPYRVQMRAHAETKPLVPNDSLENKASNRRVEIVIVGNNHLFDELHNNFGIDDVNQVVDELNQPESE comes from the coding sequence ATGAGTGACGAAGAGCAAACAAAAGAAGAAGGAGATGCAGGTGCACCAGCATGGGTAATGACATTTGCTGATTTGATGTCGTTACTAATGTGTTTCTTTGTACTTTTACTTGCATTCTCTGAAATGGATGCACAAAAATTTAAACAGTTATCTGGTTCTATGAAGCAAGCGTTTGGTGTTCAGCGACAGATTAAAGCAAATGATATACCTAAAGGGACTAGTATTATTGCAATGGAATTTTCTCCAGGTATTCCTCAACCTACACCAATTCAGGTAGTAGAGCAGGAAACCTCAGATGACACTAAGGATAACTTGGAATTTTCAGAGGGCAGTGATGATGAAAATAAAAATCTTGCAGAAAAAATGTATGCTGCTGCGATTGACAGTATACGGGAAGAAGCTGAAAAGCTAGTTGAAGATCTGAAAGAAGAAATTGAAACGGGAATGTTGGAAGTAGAGTGGTCGGAAGCTGAGATTACTGTAAGGTTGAAAGAGAAAAGTACATTTAATTCTGGTGAGGCAAAACTAAAATCTTCTTCATTTGAAATTATAGATAGAGTATCTAAGTCATTAAATAAAATTGAAGGTAATATTATTGTTGCTGGCCACTCTGATAATGTACCAATCAGTACCTATGAATATCGCTCGAATTGGGAATTATCTGCAGCAAGAGCAGCTAATGTAGTGCATCACCTAACAAAAAATGGCAGGGTTGACCCATATAGAGTACAAATGCGAGCACATGCTGAAACAAAGCCATTAGTACCTAATGATAGCTTGGAGAATAAAGCAAGCAATAGAAGAGTGGAAATTGTCATCGTAGGTAATAACCATCTATTTGATGAGCTGCATAATAACTTTGGTATTGATGATGTGAATCAAGTTGTTGATGAGTTAAACCAACCGGAAAGTGAGTAA
- a CDS encoding HDOD domain-containing protein has protein sequence MHTKAIDIRCMPASDQVIDELRKCFSQDDIDLRDITALANQDAIVLANILFLVNEIFLKRNSPVVNTLSAAINLVGLQPLKDKLLSIKSLSEEGVGAEKIYEFELIRSRIYVASHLTQYWADYMGQTSSEEMYCASMLTGINDLNSCLSGQSLNDISMLDLDAIDSIQPLYHFSDHDIGLLPDSIQQFHESSSISERLKLSIIVYHLVSCVEFGYECESFENALNNICEYVGIGIHRAGYDFSRQVVEIDKDASHQRLHHCHFLLSTNTEFVNPLTA, from the coding sequence ATGCATACGAAAGCGATTGACATAAGATGTATGCCAGCGTCGGACCAAGTAATTGATGAACTGCGCAAATGCTTTTCTCAAGATGATATTGATTTGCGAGACATTACAGCATTAGCTAATCAAGATGCCATTGTTCTTGCAAATATTTTATTCTTAGTTAATGAGATATTTCTAAAGCGCAATAGTCCTGTCGTAAATACACTTTCTGCGGCTATCAATTTAGTGGGTTTGCAACCTCTTAAAGACAAATTGTTATCAATAAAATCTCTAAGTGAGGAAGGTGTCGGAGCTGAAAAAATTTATGAGTTTGAGTTAATTAGAAGTCGAATATATGTGGCGTCACATTTGACACAATATTGGGCTGATTATATGGGCCAGACATCATCAGAAGAGATGTATTGTGCATCTATGCTTACTGGCATAAATGACCTTAATTCATGTTTGTCAGGTCAGAGTCTGAATGATATTAGCATGCTAGATCTAGATGCAATTGATAGTATTCAACCTTTATATCATTTTTCAGATCATGACATAGGTCTACTTCCAGATAGTATCCAGCAATTTCATGAAAGTTCATCAATTTCTGAACGTCTAAAATTAAGCATTATTGTTTATCATCTGGTTTCATGTGTAGAGTTTGGTTATGAGTGTGAAAGCTTTGAAAATGCATTAAACAATATTTGCGAATATGTAGGTATAGGAATTCACCGTGCAGGTTATGACTTTTCGCGCCAAGTGGTTGAAATAGATAAAGATGCAAGCCATCAGAGATTACATCATTGTCATTTTTTGTTGAGTACTAATACAGAATTTGTCAATCCACTTACAGCGTAA